In the Andrena cerasifolii isolate SP2316 chromosome 3, iyAndCera1_principal, whole genome shotgun sequence genome, CGGCCGGGGCGTCCAGGCGAATAATTCTACGAAAACAATAGATATGTACACCGATAGTATGCGTCTTTTTCAGCGTCTATTATTTCTACTTAAAATTAGATAGTAGGGACTATGGCCCGCAACGTGCACACATAATTTTACATAACGCTACCACGCGGCGCGGCGTTACAGATTCCGTAACCCTGCGATGGAATGATGAGTTAGTTTACGAAACGCGTGGTTGGCTACCAATGAAACACACAAGTATCGAGATTACCATGGtacatatacacacatataaGGTGAGAGCTAAATACGCGAGTGAGCGCCGTTTCAATAACAGGTGTACCCATGCACCTACCGTTATGTGTAAGCTGCATGTGTGTTAGGTGATGACTTTAAAACTTTTGCCATAACGGGGTTTTTGCAGGATGCGAGGTCAAGAGGCAAGTCGAACGATGCATACGttaattacactagtttacagccattttgaGCAGCAGATGCCAGTATTTTTTTAACGAATCGTAAGTACGTCTCTGAAGATCCATTTCTTGTATTCTCACTTGAATTTTTTCCCGGAAAATCTGGGTGACATAAATGACGAACACGGAGAAAGGTTCCACCAGGATATGAAGGGTATATTTGGTTCCTCATAAGAGAAACGAAtcccaaaacgaacaaaagacaaaaaaatCCAGAGCCAGAACCatttctaaaacacacataTGCACACGTatgtattaacaaaatacttgaacaaatgtacagaatgaattaaaattgaaataacacaataaaatgggGAAAAACACAAACACtgagaaaaatgaaattttagtgttttcacacaattgtctgTAGCTTCGGTATTTATCTATAGATTTTCTTCGATAGCAGCTTGTTTTCTCCGTAAAGGTGCAGACTCAACGcaagaaatgagaaactggaCCCATTGTTGAGATTTCGATTCTTCCCAGATGTTTAAATGAATCGTCGATgtcaatttcggtcgaaaaaaatgactttttcttAACATATTTCCTTCGATTTCGCCCGAACTAGTGAACCAATTTGAGAATCCTGCCAGGGACATTTGTTGGTAATTCAATTATCCTTAATTTCATataatattcgcaattaagtgggaccacctttttgacagacaggtaaaaagttcaccaaTCGATATCTCCAAAACGCatccatagaaatttttttagaccttattttcggaatcagcgggccattttacataagataacaatagtggcatctgctgcgcttttttttttttattttgtaaactagtgtaattaaTTAACAAGAAGAATGAACGTGGACGTTTAAATTATTGTTCTTGGAAGCGTTCGATCCGATCGCGCCTTTCGAAATCGCGTAACTCTTTATCGATCGAATCGCGTGCTCCTTATTACAGTTTATAGTTACGGAGAAGTGTGTAACAACGACGATTAAGTAGAGCTGGGAACTCGCTCGCACGCCTAATGTTGCAGCACAATATTATTCGAGACTTAAGTCATCATATAGGGGTGCACGTAAGTATTTCTCGTGCGATACTTTGCAAGACCCCGCGGTCTTCCTCGGTTTCTTTTTGTGCCCCAGAAGACTGACATCGAGCGATGAAACTCGGACAAAGGGATCTAATGCGGAAAAAACTAATAATTGATTAAACATTGCAATGTTTAAAGCTCACGACCGCGTCCACAACTGACGATGACCGCCAAgtttgtgtatgtatgtatgtagttTGTTCGATGATCATCAGGTTGGGGAATGAATGGCGATAAGAGCGATGCAAAACTATGGTATTTAGAATCGCGCGCATTATTGCAATTTACCATTGTTAGTAAAGCACGGACAGAGCGTGTTTAATATTCGATTGCAGAATCCACGTGCACGATGATTCCAAGCAGCGATGCTATCCACACCTTTCAGTCTACTTCCTACAAAAACGTACATTTTCTCGATTAGCATCAAGATACCAAAATTGTTCCAAATGGGGCGAGGGGGAAGCGTAAGCCGCGATTACAGTATCTATTATAGTTCGAATCTTGTCCTTACCTTCGGTATCGCAGTCACTTGACTGAAATATTACAAACAGAATGGTCAGCAAATAGTAACTGTACATATTTAGCAAAAAGGTTTAAAAGTCGGGCGATATTTACCGTTGAATGGACTTGTCTGTTGGTGGCCTGTGTGGTAGCCGTCTCTATAACTTCGCTCACAAACTTGGTAGTTTCTCTCATCAGTTCCTCGTCGTCTTTAAAAGCTTCCTTCTTTTCGTCCAAGCTCCCTGTGGCCAAAATCTTTTCCCGTTCCGCCATGCTCCATTTACAAGAAGAGGAGACATGGCTCATTCCGTCGGTCATCGTTATTTCGTAGGTAGGTACCCGTTCCTTTTTAGATCAActctattaaaaagtaattcagAGCGACTAAACGTTGGCAATAAAGAATTACTCAACTCTCGACCGTGAAATTAAAAAGCtgtgcttgcttgcttgcttgcttcctTTCTTTCCCTCCTTATCTTCTAATCCTtctcccccaccccccacccccccgccCCCACTAATCCCCCTACTccccctccttcttcttcttcctcttcttccttttcttcttctttccccgCTGTAGGAGAAAATTATTGAACTTGAGACTTGTGTATCGTTGAGAAATATCGAGACAATCGCGTGGCCCTCGTTACCTCGCTTCACTCGTACTTTACTATcgtaacaataaacaaaatcctCGATTACCGCTCCCCCGTTTCACTCTCCTGTATAAGAACGCATACATGGCAcacaagtgtttttttttacatgtaccTGTTTATAGACGGATTAACTGCAAATGCAAGTCGCGGGAACGTGACGAATTATAGAACAACCATGGCGAGAAAAAACTATACACAGAATAATTCGTAGCAGCTTGCTACGTCGTCTCCGATACGACTTGCAAAAATTCTCGCAATTAATAGAGGAATCGCGACACTAAACAGAGTAGGTAGCTATTGTAAGTATACATGTACGATGGAATCGACTCATCGATGAAGTATTAAATCCTAAGTACATACAGAAATATGCGTATAGTAATGTACATTGTACATTAAAGAAACAATAGGGTAAAAAGAGGAAAAGAACGGAAGAAACATTTCACTTACATTTGTAGAAAAGCTCGACAGAGGGGAGGTTGACCTTTCTAGCGTAGATATCGAGCTACAGGTGGTGCGCATTCGTTTTACGCGAGACCCCAGATCCGGACTACTAGCCGATGTCGGCATGCATTCAAGCCGCTGCTAGCCCTGTTATCGGCATGATGGCCGATAGTACCTATTTCAACCTTGCCACGGATCGATTGAATCTAGAGTCTGTCATCAGTAATGCACcgtaattcaattaaacaacttTAATCGGTTCGCGTGTTTCAAGAATATTTCTTTCATCACGCGTTTTTACACCATCTTTAATAGCTTCTCCGCGCGTGCTTATTTATCCCGTCTCCCGCCCTTGTTGTCGAGCCAAATAATTAGAAACTACGCGAGCCGCATATCGGAATCGTTAATGGTAATCGCAGGTATCTCGTTGGTGAAAAAAATGATGGATAACGATCGATACGTGCGTACATGTTCCGAATTATGTATCGTGCTTCGCGGTACGTCCGACCACTGATTCACCACCTCGTAACGATCGAACGTCTGCCAGCCTCAGCTGCTGGCTTGGTCTACCTACCACCttcctacctacctacctacctacctacctacctacctacctatctacctacctacctacctcacCGAATATCACCCGGGGGAAACATTTCGGAGCATGCGTCGAACCCCGCGCGACTATTAACTACCTATCCGTTTCCAAGTTACGCGCGCGGTTCACCACCCTCTCTTTTTACTCCCCCTCTATAAACAGGGTATAAACTACTCAACGCTCTACGATGCaaacctcttttttctattttcttacTTCCTTTCAGCTTGTTCTGCCACACATTTTCATCATCATCGCCTCTCGAAAACAAAATGAAGAGAAGGGGGAATGGTGAGGAGTCGGTGGGCGGGTGGTTGGGCGCTTGGGAGGCATATCTAAACATAGCGAGAGATCAATATAATTGGATACTTGAAAATTTCCCGCTGAAAAAGCATCTTGCTATTCCGCTCGTGTAATCATCtaagaatatacatatatgtaaaataaagggATTCGAGAATGAAATTGTCGAATAAAAGGAAATGAAACAATATGCTCAACAGTTGTGTATTGTAGGTACAATGCGTTTCCCACGAGTTTTAGTCAAGACGTAAAACTTTCAATGCGATGATACAAATACATACTATGCTAAATAAAAGGACACGGCGCGCACATCTCGGAAGCGGAAGGTTACAAATTGTCATTGTATTCATCGTCAAGTTGTACAACAAATCCTATTATTTTCTGCCTCTTCTCCTTCTCGAAAACACGCGTATACAATACAATCTCCAGCCTTGCTGAATAATTTTTGCCGCGCGATTTCGTCGAAACCGTGCTAATTTCGCTAGAGAGGACTTACGCATCGTTAGGTCATGCTCCTCTCGCGATTTATTGTATAAACTACGTTGTTCGTCGAGTTGCTTCTGCAAGACGGTAAACTTATAGGTatatgtacataatatgtatCCTACGAAAGTCGATCGAGTACTTCGAAAAAGGACTACCTAATACACGgtagaaaatactgtatttGTGGGTGGTGGATGAAGCGAACCTGAATAACGGTATATTCGTCTTCGATCAAACCATGTTCGACCAGGAGTCCAGCTTTACAACTATAAAGTTTTGCAATGTCATCATCATACCTTGCCATTTGCTTCAAGTATCGTTCCTTGCTATCAAAGCTATAAAATTACAATGCAATTCATCGTAATCTTTGCAACTGTACATATCTAATAATACGTAAACACGTGATTCTTCTCCCAATTATCTCCCTTACCGTAAGTCCCGCATGTCGTTTTCCCTCGAACAATGCGTATTATTCATAGTCATCAAGTAGAACACGAACAAgtctatttctttttctatacATGCTTTTCGCATCTGGTTCTTCGGATTCATAGTTGACATCTTCGAGGAGAATTCCGccctgcgaaaattttccgtTGGCATTTCATACGAAACAGTTGATATCAAACtgaattatacatatgtattctgTTTTTCagagcaaaaaattatttacattttcatcGTAAATACGCGTTTCAAATTTTCCTTCATCTTCTCCTTTTTCAACATCCACGCTTTCCAATCTCTCTCAGCATTTTGTTGGAAATGAACAAAATGCGATCTTTGTTTTCGAAGGTCAACCGCCCGTTCTGTTAAAGTCCATGGACGCAGTTACCACGccgaataaatataatatagttTTACAGAACAGCGAGCGTTAATTCTGTATCCGTTATTACGCGCGATTTATAATCATTACATACGTTCCACTTTAATCCCAGCTTTCGTAATGCACTTCGTAAGGTCGGCGGGCAATTTTACGTTGCGGAACAGTTCCTCGTTCGGCATTTGTTTCGCTCGATTTTCAATCAAACAACAAAGTAACTTGATCACatcgaacaaaatattcattcgtggATAGAAATTTTCTTTGGACATACTGTGCGCGTCAATCATATCCTGCGAGTACTGAAATAAAACTGTACACGCTAAAATCATGCCAAATAATTTACAGCCATTTTACTGCTCTCTACTTTTGTATTATTTACTTTTCATATTTCATAGCAAGCGTTATGTTGTACATACGAGTATATACGATTAGCACTCTAACGTGTTTAACATTCGCAAGTATTCCCAACGTATAATATATCTTTATCCTCTCCATTCTCTTGCTCACGCGACTCTACACACCTAAGTATATATATCCGTCCCATTTTCTCGTTCGTATTCTCACTTTCAATATGTGTACATGTACTTACTTTTCTTGCAAGTGTCGTTAAAAGCTGATCCATGAAGACGGTCCGAGGAGTACAAGTCCTGCGATACCTATCGAAGGAAAATGTCTACCATGTGTCGGACGTATCTATACGTATAAATATCTATACGAATGTAAAAATTCGCGTAAACGGAGTTTAGAgcatatatatgctctaagaaaCGGAGCAATCAACGATTCCCGTGACCATGGTTACACGCTGTCGTGGTAATGGAGGTGAGAAATTCGGTAAAACAAGTTATCAATGAAACTACAACTACTTGGAAGAAAATTCTTTGTTAACAATCGGGATTAATAAAATGAAGCTATTGCTAAgagaataaatatatatatatatactgcaCTCtagaattaaacaaattttatttacaaaattatcACACAAATTAATCGGTTCATTCGAGCAAGGCTTGTTTCATACAATGGGCCCACCGCATCATTTTGCAAGTCCTTTACGTTTTCCGTGTCGTCCACTCCAATACAATACCTACACATTTGCGGCACACGGCGTTATCGGTAAACCCTTTGACGCTCGGCATTGGTAATTTCGGGGTTTTTCAATTTGCCATGACCCGCTCTGCTCCCTGGCATTGTTACTGAATACgtgaaatttctaaaaaaaatacacgTAAAACAAAATGTCCAAAAATACTACAGATCGTATTAAATAAATGTGTTACACGCAGAAATAAGGATCTGTagggttaatataaataaataaaacacctgGATTATTGCTCCGATTCTGATAGAGAACTTCAGTTCTACATTAATATAAACATTTGAAAGATAGACAGGAAACCGAAAGGCCGATAGAGGAAGACCGTGTAGCCGGGTGGCCGGTGGATAGTGAGAGGCTGGGAGGGTGATACGGTAGGTTGGGTTAGGTATATCGAAGCCGGACTCTCCCGGTATTGCCATTTTGTGCTCTTACTCGAAGAAAATAAGATTGCGCATGCGCGATCACAACCAATCGCCAATGCGGCACCAGAGTACCACGTGACCATAGTTCCTCGCTCCCCGGAAACTGCTTCGACACCCGCAACTATTGCTCCGTCCCTATATATTCCTACGTCCATGGGCAAGAAGTATTCTACGTGAAAAAGGAGGAATCTGGTAGTACCTTATCCATGGGCTTGCGAGAGAATTGTTTGTTTCAGTtcatagggcggtattctcagtcgctacttattcttaagcaaatgtttAAGCATGCGGTATCCTCTATTAACCTAGTAGTTAGTAAAGGccgccgaatgcttaagcatttgcttaagaataagtagcgactgagaataccgcccatagAATTCATAGCCCCCTCGCGGTAAATCTAGTAGGTTCGGCAAACAGAGTGTCGCTACGTGTCGCTACTGCTGCTACTTGCGTCGCGCAGGTCGCGCACAGCCGATCTTACGGGTTTGTCGCCTCAGCGACCCATCTAGATGGTGCAACTGTAATGCAAGTATCGCAAACTTGTTCGAGAGTCGTCTGCGACAAAACGACACTGTCGTGACACAACAAATATGGCGTATCGCGGTGTTAAAGGTTCCGATCCATTCGTTTCTAAAACATCGCGTAATGAACGTTTCGCGCAAATGTCCAAGCAAGAACAAATTATTCAGCAAAAGAAACTCGAGATACAAGCGAAGATGCAAGAGCAAAAAGCGAAAGCAGCCGTGGAGAATATGAAAAAGACAAATGCGTTAGTCCCGAATTCGATAGCGAATAAAGCCAACTCTACCAAGTAAGTATGTATGTAGTTGCTATCTTGCTCTGATCTTTTCAAGCTTGTTACTGCGTCAAACTGCCTTTGCGACTCCTCAGCAGTAGCATGACGAGTTGATGATTTCTTTCCGCCACGCAGTTTTACAATTGTTTCGTTACCAATGTTGGTTATGTGCCAACATTTGCGGCTATATACACATGTGTAGGCGCGTACAGCGTACGTGCGTACGTTCTCGCTCACATCTAGGACGAAGCGGCAAATAAAACGGCCGGCGTTAATTTTAATACTATCAATCGAGATCGGTGACATTACAATTTGGCCCGTTTAGTTACTCTTACGATACAATCATCTCTCTTTACAGAAAACAGGAAGAGAAACCAGCCATTTCGCAAACGATCAATTTGTTCGCCAATGACGGCAGCTTTTTAGATCAGTTCAAAAAGATCGCGAGTAACAAAGGATCGGGGAAAATGGAATCAACGTACTGCGTAAAATCCgaagagaagaaggaagaaagaagcAACGAAGATACACGAGAGAAGGAACGAAAAAGAAATCACGATAAGAGCAGAGATTGGGAGAACAGAAGGGATCGCAGAAGAGCCGATTCTCGGTGGGAAAAAAACTCTTACAAGAGGCACAGCTCTTCCTCGAGTCCATCCCCAACCAGATCTAACACAGCACCCGAAAGCCCGGAAGCTCGACGCTCCTTTAATCAATTACCTTCCAACGGGCAGCGCGCTCAACACAGTCTGCAACAATTTCTTCCTCGAAATGGAAATCCTCTTTCCGTTCCACCAACCCTGGTGTCTCTGCCTATAATACTCCCTACCGCCGTACCACCACCAAACATGAGGAATATCGTAACCAATGTTCCTCCTCCGAATCTGTCGAGAATGCCACCACCAAAAAATGTGACCAATGCTTATCCTGGTGTAGACGATCGATCCAGAGACCCAAGAATCCAAATATCACCGTCTCAAGTGATCCATCCACCTCCGccaccaccccctccccctctacAGACTATTCCACCCAATACCAATATACCTCCACCGAATATGCACATTTCTCGGACGATACCACCTAATCTACAAAATttaccacctcctcctccacctcctccggcaccttcttcatcttcatcgtcattatcatcgtcgtcgtcgtcgtcgtcatcgccaTCGCCATTATCGTCCTTGTCATCCTCCTCCTGCTGCTcgacctcctcttcctcctcctcctcctccacttcCTCCTGTTCAACGTCATCAGTGTTGCAGCTGCCGTCTTCGTTACCgttgtcatcgtcgtcgtcaacGTCGTCATCAGCGTCGTTTTCATTGCCATCATTGGCGCCCTCGCCATCCGGGTCGTCATCAACCTCAGTGACATCGGGCACGCAACAACGCCTAATTTCCAGCGGACGACAATGCGGTTTACCACCCCCCGCAGCTCTACAACCTACGAATTTACCGCCCCCGAATATTCCACCTCCCAACTTGTTACCAGCAATGACACAAATGCCGCCGAGCATGATGCCGATTCCGGCCTCGCAGACAATCGTGGTCAGTGTACCGAACGCATCGAACGTACCAAACGTCCCCCCACCGAATGTGATGTCACCTGTGATGATGTCTGCTCCACCTCCGGTTCACAGTTTACCATCATCAAGTATAAATTCAGTTCCACCGCCAAACTTGAATATTCCGCCTCCAAACGTACCACCCCCTTCTATCATCCAAAACACCGGTCCACCCCCTCCTTTGATGTCAACCAGTTGTTCGCTTCCTAATCAAGTCGCACAGGTACTAATGCTGGGACCACCCAACATTCAAGTGCCACCACCACCGGCGAGGCCAATGGCCGGCCCGCAACCTACCAAACAGCCAGGTACGACATGTCCAACATTTTCAACTGTTGATTCTTCGTTTCGACGTATCGCCGCGCGCCTCGGTCTGTTACGCGGAAAACACGTTTTGCTCGCTGTTAAAACTAATCGCCGCCGGTTCGAGCCATCTGGATAAGGCACAAGCGCGTGCGATACGCCAAGCATGCAAGACGCGTGGGCGAACGTGAGATGCGTGCGTGTACGCGTGTATCTATCGAGACCATCCGTGTGTAGACATGTGTCTATATGTTTTACGATACAGAAACGCGAGCAAACAATTGTAAATATACAAGTTTTAGCGTTGTTACGCATGTCTGACAAAGTCTTCCAAGTGTGTCCCGTAGAGGCTGAGCAACTGGCACGCATCGTCGCTGACTGCGGGGATGAAATCGAACAGGAAGCGCGAGAGAAGAATGCCCAAGATCCTAAATTATGGTAACTACTGTCCTCACTGGTCCCCGTCTCATCCGTGCTATAACGCGACGCGGTTGCCTCGTTTCCTTCTTCTACTTTAGCTCGCGTATCGATCCTTGCGTCTCGGTATTTCTCTAGTTCTACGCGTTAACAGTAGCAGAGTGTAAAATCGTATAGGTACGCGTGCCTACCTATAGCGTATATAATCGCCGTCGACGCACAAATTTGCATGTACTCGCATAGTACGTAGAGACAGgtaccgccgccgccgccgtcgtCGTATCGCCTTAGTTGATGGCGGTTTCTCCTTTCCAAAAGTCTGTTCCTGTGATGCTTTATATCGGGTCACTCGTACGTCGTCCATCTCTCTGTGATTCCATTTCAACGGTACCCTATATGCGTGCATGCATTCAACTAGTCGATTCGCGTTGCGTTGTTGAACAACGGCGATCGGATACGCGGTTTCCGATCGTTGCGACACTCTTCTTCTCCTCCAGCCCCGCCACCTCTTTTCCTggatcttttttcttttttttcttttttttttcttcttttttttgtaaCAAACGATCCCGATCTAGGAGAACATGTTGATCGACAGAGTCTCAAGTATTGTTTTAATCAAGGTTTCTGCACCAAAAGCAAAGTGCAGCGTATCTGCAGTACAGGGGGTTGGTGGCAAAGTTTCGTGCCGAAAAATTCGCCAAGGAGATTAAAGACAGCGGCGCGGAACCGTATTGCCCGGAAGAGGCTCTCAGCGATAACGACGATAGCGAACAAAGTCATATTAACAAACATGTTCCTTCGCAAGGTGAGTGTGTGGTGGGCATTCGTGTGAAATCGTTATGATGTGTAGCAGAGCGTATGTATGTGTTGTTTATACGCGCGTATGCACGCATGTTGTATGGAAAAAACAGCAAGGAAAACAGCAAGGAAAAGGGAAAGGGAGTTCAGTGGCAATTCTGTAGATCGGTCAATGGAGGAAAACAAAGAGGAACGTAGACGAAAAAGACGTAGTCGCTGGGGTGATGCAGACAATAAAGTAGTGTCTATCGCGGACATGAACAATTTATCCGCACACAAGCGAGACAGTGGCCTCTCGCAGCCGGGTATCGCGATTCCCGGTCAAATTGGACAACCGGCCGTAATAATTCCATCGTCGAAGGTGCAACATACGAAAGCGAAGAATCccatgttgacgaaaatttcgaggaacGATCCCGCGCTGATACAATACGCTCGACAAACTTTCGGCACGTTGGACCTTGCCGAGGAACAATGGAAGAAGGCAGAGGATCATTACAAGGTAATAGCGCTTTCTTTTGTTTATATAGTAAATATAAAGCGGCGGCGGTCTTTTTTCGGTATGATCAAAATCTCCATCAACCGCTTCCCCACTCAGATAAACCTTCTCTATCAAAATTTATTGAGAAAACGGGAAGAACTGAAACGCTTGGAGGCACAAGGAAAGCACAAATACGAGTACGATAGCGACGAGGAAACCGAAGGAGGTACCTGGGAACACAAGCTTAGATCCGCCGAAATGGAGGCTACTCAAATGTGGGCGGAAGAATTAACTGCTCAAGCGGAAGGGAAACATCATATCGGTGACTTCTTACCACCGGATGAACTTGATAAATtcatggaacaatataacgcgGTTAAGGAGGGAAGGGAACCCAATCTTGGCGATTACAAAGAGTACAAGCTCAAAGAAGATAACATTGGtgcgtttaataaaaatttaacgaCACGTTACACAAGTCTTGCTTGACGAGGCACCGTTCGATACATAATAATCTCTACGCGCAAATTCTCGATTTCGTAGGATTTCAAATGCTGCAGAAACTTGGCTGGAGCGAGGGACAAGGCTTGGGGAGCAAAGGCAACGGTCGCATCGAACCTATCAATAAGTACACAACTGTGATTCTTACCGCGCACATCCGCCGCGCATACGTATGTTTTTCCTCATACTCGCAAACTTTTGGTTTCACAGAGCAACCAACAGATTCGATAGCGCTGGTTTAGGTTCCGAAAGACCCGACGGTGTATCTAGGGATGACGACGAATTCGACGCGTATAGGAAGAGAATGATGCTCGCTTACAGATTTAGGCCTAATCCTTTGGTAAGAATTTTGTCCGATAAGAGAGTGATATGTATACATATCACGTTTCTCTCGCTACGACCAACTTGAATTTCTCTGTTTTCAGAATAATCCCCGGAGACCATATTACTAATAAGGGGAAAGGGAGCGTCACTGTATCGTATTTATGGCATTATATATCGAAATTTtctatttagttaaagaataaatagtCGGTTATTTTGTATATTTGAAATTCTGTAAGCGAACATATTACGCCTGAACGGCGCGTTACCTGCTCGAAAAAGGGGGCAGTATAAAATTCAATAAACTAAATCCAGAGCTCGTTTATGTCGTGTAGTTGGAGTACGCACGCGCATGTGCGCGATATCCTTCCGGGTGCGTCCCGTGTACAATTTTCTTACCAATAGACTATTTTTAAAAGTAGTTTGTAAAAGCAtacttgaaaatattttaccGTTTAGTTTTATACACGCAATTCGCCCAAACGTTTGTTCGCAAAGGCAACGCAAACGTTCGCTGTTTACACAGTTCTGAATAGACTCTGACTCGTATCCTCATTCGTATTAACCAACGAGAGGGTGTTGCGAGTTTTTAAGCAACAGTCTATTCTAAACGCCGTAACAACCGAATACTACATAATATTACGTCTCGTCTCTACCATCTGCGAAAGAAAAAAACATTAAGTACCGAATACAAAAGTCGACGAGCGAACcagcaattatttatttatagatTAATCTTTATCGTTTCATAGACCACTACGTTCAATATTCCTTTCCATTTTCCTCCGATTCAATTTCTCAGTTTTCTACTCGTTCGTTCCCGAGGTCATCTTTGGAATTTCAATGCATACTTGGCGTCGTCGACGCGGCCTAATAATCATGGAATGCGTATTTCACGGTAAAACCAGGTACGTAAGTATGTATAATAGATACGTGGTCGTTTCTAGACCAACGCGTCGTCGACGATTCGAGTCTATATGTACGTTTACCGAACGCGAGTAACCTGCCGCCACTGTACTTGTGTATAATCTACTAAATCTACGCATATAATATGTACGTAGCATATACATGAAATATTCGTCAAACTAATATCCGCGATGTTACGCTTGATGGTAAATGTAAACGAGATTTCACTGGTTATATAGCTCACGCGGTATCTGCATACATGTAGTACGCTCGATGTATCGGTAATCTTTTCTCTCCTCGATTATGTAGTAACCGAGCGACAaatgtaaaagaatttttatcggCTACCTTGTCCTACGCGACAATTA is a window encoding:
- the LOC143366945 gene encoding uncharacterized protein LOC143366945 isoform X1, encoding MAYRGVKGSDPFVSKTSRNERFAQMSKQEQIIQQKKLEIQAKMQEQKAKAAVENMKKTNALVPNSIANKANSTKKQEEKPAISQTINLFANDGSFLDQFKKIASNKGSGKMESTYCVKSEEKKEERSNEDTREKERKRNHDKSRDWENRRDRRRADSRWEKNSYKRHSSSSSPSPTRSNTAPESPEARRSFNQLPSNGQRAQHSLQQFLPRNGNPLSVPPTLVSLPIILPTAVPPPNMRNIVTNVPPPNLSRMPPPKNVTNAYPGVDDRSRDPRIQISPSQVIHPPPPPPPPPLQTIPPNTNIPPPNMHISRTIPPNLQNLPPPPPPPPAPSSSSSSLSSSSSSSSSPSPLSSLSSSSCCSTSSSSSSSSTSSCSTSSVLQLPSSLPLSSSSSTSSSASFSLPSLAPSPSGSSSTSVTSGTQQRLISSGRQCGLPPPAALQPTNLPPPNIPPPNLLPAMTQMPPSMMPIPASQTIVVSVPNASNVPNVPPPNVMSPVMMSAPPPVHSLPSSSINSVPPPNLNIPPPNVPPPSIIQNTGPPPPLMSTSCSLPNQVAQVLMLGPPNIQVPPPPARPMAGPQPTKQPVCPVEAEQLARIVADCGDEIEQEAREKNAQDPKLWFLHQKQSAAYLQYRGLVAKFRAEKFAKEIKDSGAEPYCPEEALSDNDDSEQSHINKHVPSQARKTARKREREFSGNSVDRSMEENKEERRRKRRSRWGDADNKVVSIADMNNLSAHKRDSGLSQPGIAIPGQIGQPAVIIPSSKVQHTKAKNPMLTKISRNDPALIQYARQTFGTLDLAEEQWKKAEDHYKINLLYQNLLRKREELKRLEAQGKHKYEYDSDEETEGGTWEHKLRSAEMEATQMWAEELTAQAEGKHHIGDFLPPDELDKFMEQYNAVKEGREPNLGDYKEYKLKEDNIGFQMLQKLGWSEGQGLGSKGNGRIEPINKATNRFDSAGLGSERPDGVSRDDDEFDAYRKRMMLAYRFRPNPLNNPRRPYY
- the LOC143366945 gene encoding uncharacterized protein LOC143366945 isoform X3, with product MAYRGVKGSDPFVSKTSRNERFAQMSKQEQIIQQKKLEIQAKMQEQKAKAAVENMKKTNALVPNSIANKANSTKKQEEKPAISQTINLFANDGSFLDQFKKIASNKGSGKMESTYCVKSEEKKEERSNEDTREKERKRNHDKSRDWENRRDRRRADSRWEKNSYKRHSSSSSPSPTRSNTAPESPEARRSFNQLPSNGQRAQHSLQQFLPRNGNPLSVPPTLVSLPIILPTAVPPPNMRNIVTNVPPPNLSRMPPPKNVTNAYPGVDDRSRDPRIQISPSQVIHPPPPPPPPPLQTIPPNTNIPPPNMHISRTIPPNLQNLPPPPPPPPAPSSSSSSLSSSSSSSSSPSPLSSLSSSSCCSTSSSSSSSSTSSCSTSSVLQLPSSLPLSSSSSTSSSASFSLPSLAPSPSGSSSTSVTSGTQQRLISSGRQCGLPPPAALQPTNLPPPNIPPPNLLPAMTQMPPSMMPIPASQTIVVSVPNASNVPNVPPPNVMSPVMMSAPPPVHSLPSSSINSVPPPNLNIPPPNVPPPSIIQNTGPPPPLMSTSCSLPNQVAQVLMLGPPNIQVPPPPARPMAGPQPTKQPVCPVEAEQLARIVADCGDEIEQEAREKNAQDPKLWFLHQKQSAAYLQYRGLVAKFRAEKFAKEIKDSGAEPYCPEEALSDNDDSEQSHINKHVPSQDRSMEENKEERRRKRRSRWGDADNKVVSIADMNNLSAHKRDSGLSQPGIAIPGQIGQPAVIIPSSKVQHTKAKNPMLTKISRNDPALIQYARQTFGTLDLAEEQWKKAEDHYKINLLYQNLLRKREELKRLEAQGKHKYEYDSDEETEGGTWEHKLRSAEMEATQMWAEELTAQAEGKHHIGDFLPPDELDKFMEQYNAVKEGREPNLGDYKEYKLKEDNIGFQMLQKLGWSEGQGLGSKGNGRIEPINKATNRFDSAGLGSERPDGVSRDDDEFDAYRKRMMLAYRFRPNPLNNPRRPYY